In the Silene latifolia isolate original U9 population chromosome 1, ASM4854445v1, whole genome shotgun sequence genome, ATGAGGACCTTTGATCCTTGAAAGCATATGCAGCAGTGGGATCAAGGGCTGTTAAGTAAAAATAAGGTATGCCTGCACCTTTGCCCGGCATCCCGTCACTAAACGAAACGACATTTCTACAAGTACACAAGGTGAGTCCAGTTAATTCAGGAGGAAGGGCTGCTGATAAACAAGTAGCAGCACAAGCATTCTATAAAGTTACGGAATAAGCAAATGGCGGAGCAAGGGGCCTAACCTGGACTACCGTTCCTCAAAACAACGATGATAATTTTCAGCCATTTCTAGTTTATGTTGTGCATTTCTTATAGATGCTCCAAAAAGGCCATAATTTGGCACTTATATTGATGATTCAAGTGATTAACACATCTACTTCTTCCGTTCCATTTGATTGTATACGTTTATAAAAAAATCTATTCTAATCTGAAAATTTTAATTGATTGACAATTTTAATCTGCAATGTTTATGTACAGCATCTCAAAACAGATATCTAAAATTGAAATGGCAATGTCGAAAGCtgagagatctcgggtttttGCTAATTTAACCAGAACAAACATAACTATTACAATCATCACAACCTAGCAAAAACCCGAGATCTTAGGCTTTCGCCATTTCTACATCTTAAACGTTTACCAAAATGATAGTCAGATAGAGATAACATACCCAAATGGTGCACCACCTAAATCAGCAGCAATAGTACTGCAAAATATAAGGTCTCAGTCAACTGTTTACCTTTTTACGTAACATAGTAattaaaacgtaaacaaatgattgagacggaaaataaacaaaaccaagagaaaaagagagaaagggaCTAACTTGAGAACACCCCATGAATTTAGGGAGACCAACCAACGAGCATAAGCAGCAGCATCTTTTGGGTTTGGTTTATTGACAGAAATCAATCGACCTGCAACTCTATTATCCTGTAAAGTCAACCATAAACACAACAATACTGAAGTATAGAGTAATTTCATCTTCTTTGTGTTCTTTCTAATGGTGTTATCAATCAAAATATCAAATGCTTTTACTTTGGTATATAATCATATAATCTTTGTCATCTTTCACtatttgtattttattgtataGATACTTGGATAGATATATGGATTGtttattttttggatttttttcttttcatgttATCTGGTTTCTTTACTTTCTGACTCTTTAATTTTAAGAGTTGTTTTTTCTCAATTTGTGGAGTATTCCTATTCCATAGACATAATATGGCAAACCGATCAACTAGGTTGGGTTTAGTTCGGGTTTGTTAGTGTGGGCGGATTATTTCGAGTTTGACAATATTCGGGTTAGATCGGCCTTGTTGGGTTACGTTCGTGTCATTTTTGGGTTTGTTATTATGAATTATCTAGGGATACAATTCGGATTACGGTTCAAGACCGTGTCAATTTTGTTGGATCTATTATACCATACATATGTTCGCATGTCATGGGTTATGCTCCTCTTCATTTCCTAGAAAATGAAAAGATCTTTTATCACTAATAAGTAATAACATCAACTTTATATAGTCGTGCAGTTTTACATAAGCC is a window encoding:
- the LOC141612567 gene encoding uncharacterized protein LOC141612567, yielding MKLLYTSVLLCLWLTLQDNRVAGRLISVNKPNPKDAAAYARWLVSLNSWGVLNTIAADLGGAPFGNVVSFSDGMPGKGAGIPYFYLTALDPTAAYAFKDQRSSLTLSEYPLGTCGKTDPENPTCAKITLTGKLKLVDGSSKEAEFARSALFAKHREMEDWPKNHNFQIFKLEIGDIFLINWFGGPKPLTVDQYLQWNMSKLTFSS